The genomic region AGTACCATTCAAGGACCAAAACTAACACCATTCAAGATAACATCTAAGCATACTAAGGCATATACACAAGAATCACGTATTCAAGCATTCTCATATCACTTTGTTAAATAAATACTACTTTCATAGCTATAGACATAACCAACCATTACATATATAGATATGACATAAATTCATTCCAAATCCAAGTCACATATTTGATTCAAAATAACATATTTCAAGGTTCACACATATACATGGCATTTCCTATACACATGTCACATAATCAGGTCCAAAATGAAAAGACTATCGAATCGGGTATTTGATAGTGTGAGCTTTGGAGATGATTTGATAGACGCGTACCACAAAATATCAACTACAGAAGACAGAAAacaaaacagagtaagcatttcatATGCTTAACAAGTTCATAGATAAAATATACAGTAACTTACCTTAGAACACAAGAAATACACAAATACAGTTAATTTACAAGACATTTTAAAACTTGGCATTTTAATTCACAAGAGATGTGAGTCCATAATATTACTATATAgcaaaacattttaatttagcATTTCATTGAATTTAGTCAATTCACTCAAGTCCAATACATGCATTTAGATCATTCATCACTTCTACTTAGTCAAATTAGCTTGATGAACATTAGCAAAAAGGTTCGAATACTAGAATATCTACACCACACCAGAAAGCATCGTAATGCTATACAGAGGCACCGAAGTGCAATCTCGTACAAGTGCGCAACTAACATTATCGGCATGCCAATCATATCTTTATCGTTTACTAAGTTCAAATGGGCATTTATACTGAATTCAAAACATTTACATTGCCGTAGCATTTCCATGAATCAAATCATATGACAAAGCTATATCATGTCCATTCACCACATGAATTATAATTATCACATACGCGGAACTTTACAATTAAGCCCATTTCTCACCTTTTATGCTAACTTGTAAACACTGTAATATACATTCAAACACTATAAATTCACAATTCAACCATAAACAATACATATAAGTACGTAATACCCTATGAACTTACTAGGTAAAAATAGCAATGATTGACTTGTCAGGGACTAATATGTAATTTTTCCTTGTTCTCGATTATCTACTAGTTGgttcaaatcttgatctatactataattcatttcaatttatcagTTCCAATTACCTTAAGATTTCTAATTCTATGCATATGACTGTCATAATtgcatttttcataatttctctaaaattttacattttattcaatttaatccttaaaaccgAAACAACTATAACTTTCACATTTAAGTTTCGTTTTTCAATttgtttgaataaaaattaaaaaattcatgtCACTTTTGGCATTATTACATTTTAATCCTtaaactcaaaactaacaaatttcattttacaatttagtccataatcaaATCTAAGCTAACAATCAAactatttaacataaaaaatcatcaatggaaacatttcaAAACTCTAACAGTTTTACAATTTAATATCTGGATTAACtaattaagctacaatgatcttaaaaacataaaatttatgaaaaacgaAATTCAAAATCACTCACATGAAATGGAGAAGAGCTTGGCCAAATCCCTAGCTCCTTGACAATGGTGGAAACgggtaaaagaaagaaaaatgatgaaGATGATATGTTTACTTAtgttttaacatatttttattttctttttaattaaatcttaacacatattttaacataaaaacAATTACCAACCGTCTCACTAACTTAAAAGTGGCTAAATTGCCAttaaaaaccttaaaaaaaaatcttaagCCTTTTAcctaataaaaatcaataacaattaacttttatgttttttactatttaattctTATTCCTTAAAAATTAACCGTTCAATAAAATTATCGGACCGAAATTTACTGACTTGAACATCGAAAAATGAGATTCCAAAACTACCATTTTTGATACCACTGAAAATCAAATTGTTACACACATCTAAGCCTCGAAAATTAAAAGTGGTTGTAACTTGTGTTGTGTGAAAATAATCATTCTTAGATTAAACTCTCTTTCTATTatagttatatttaaattatattcatGTTGATTTTTTAAGAATAATccgaatttaaattattttaataaaatatatttttaattattattgccaTGGAATTAAGTCTTTACCTAATCTTTCAaccatagtataaatataatcaaagtTGAAAAATATAAAACCCACAATCTTCTCCCGTTTCTTTTTTCTCTCTCCGCGGaatttttatttgtttgtttctcttctcttaagaaaaaaaaaaagcattgaCCTTGGCTAATTAATTATATCCCTCCTCCCTGGATTACCTTGCCTTTAAAGCACTCTTTTCCCTCATTTTCATGCTTCTTTTACTCTCCTTCACAATCCAGCCACTCACCTCCTTTCATCCAGACAACCCCACTAGCATGCTTGAATGTCCAGAGACAGGTAAACTTCTTTCCTAATTTAATTCAATCATGAATGAAAACCCAAATCATCACATCTTTTAGCTTATTACTCATAGATACTTATGTGTGTGATATTAGTGGTTCCAGAGGCTTGTAACTAATTAGAATACATGTATGGAGTATTCAAAAGTTGTTGTATTTGTTGTTAATCTGTCAGGGAGAGATTGGATGAAATAGGGAAGAAGATCAAGACAGATGCAGGTGGTGAAATGGGGAGGAGACATCTGTTGGGTCCGCCTGGAACCTTGAATACCATCACACCTTGTGCCGCATGTAAGCTCTTGAGAAGAAGGTGTGCTGAAGAGTGTCCTTTCTCTCCTTATTTCTCCCCACATGAACCCCACAAATTTGCTGCTGTTCACAAAGTTTTTGGTGCAAGCAACGTCTCCAAGATGTTAATGGTAACACCCCAACtctctccttttctttttttttttgctttcccCAAGTTCCCTTTCTTATATATATAGAATATTTGCAGGAGGTGCCAGAGAACCAAAGAGCCGATGCGGCAAACAGTCTGGTTTATGAGGCAAACTTGAGGCTAAGAGATCCGGTATACGGGTGCATGGGTGCCATCGTAACTTTGCAGCAACAAATGCAGAATTTGCAAGCGGAATTGAACGCAATAAGAGCTGAGATACTGAAATACAAGATTAGAGAAGTTACTAATAATAACATCCTCCCTTCTACTCATCCTCACACTCACACTCACACTCACGCTACTTTAGTTTCTGGTGGGGCGGTATCAGTTGCTGCTTCATCTTCCCCTCTTCCACCTCCACCTTCTATTGTTGTCTCAACATCTTCCTCATCTTCCGCATCTTCTCTCTACACATCGGCAACTAGTGCAACAGGCTATAGCTCCATTTCTAGTGATAATGTTCCATTCTTCAATTAATTCTACAACCCCATTGATGAAAATAATAATGTTATTATTAGTTATAGAGTAGAAAGCTAAGGACATACTGTTTTAGTTTGATTTCCCAATTTTCATATATTGATGGAGAAATACCCCGCAGAAAAAGAAATGTAAACTTGGGATCTTACGGCCTTGATTGATCCTATCTGAATTACACTATTGCTATCATAATCAGAATCAGATTTCaagttttcatttctttttatGTACTTTGAACCAAATGAGTAGTAATTTTGTTCTATCTTCCCTAGTAATTTCCATGGCTATGAGCAATACCTTTGGCTGAGAGACAAATTTCTAGTAATTAATACAGATTAGCAGCTTCGTCTTCCAAGCAGCCATGTGTTGTTTATTTCCTCTCCCGAGATTAAAATGCACTGAAAATGTCAACCCATTAATTGTTGAAATAAGAAGCATGCTTGCCAGCAAATGGAAACAAAAAAAGTCAACACAATCCACCTAGACCTAGCTTGCTAGAGAAGATCAATGAGTATAGCTAAGAGGTGCATTTTCCACCAGGAGACGGTGGACGAGATCTATCATTAACTATCACACATGCAGGTAATTAATATGCTAATTGGAGTTTGACTAAGCTTCTCTTCATGATTGTTAATGCAAGCGCCATGGAAGAAGGAATGACCTTAAAAGCTTGTATTGCATTGTACTGTATTTGTATAAGAATAGGAAGGTGTGCAAGGGAGACAAATAGCATATGCTGTCTCATGCTGGTCCTGTTCCTCCCCATGTGAAGTTGAAAACTTGCAATCAATTTGGAATATATATTGTCATTAAATTCcccatttttttttatattttgtgtaACACTTCTTGAGATTTGAGTTTATGAAGACTTGTTAAATTTGCATGCATCGTTTAGATGAATCTCATAATAAATTTCTTCCGAGTCAGAAAATGATAACCTTTTTAACCCTAAAAAACTTGGGGTAGGTCTCCTGGATTTGTGAAAACAGGTTGGAGAAGATATCGACCTATTTCCACACGATATGCTGTCTTTGTCtatgcatatataatatatattcatTGTGGGCCAAAATACAGGCATATTTCTCCAGCTGGTATAGAGTATAAAATAGAGTAAAGAGATGGAGCAACCATAATCCCTTTGTATTTCTCAAAATGTGACTACTACTTGTTAACTAGTAAATGTACATGGCAGTACTGTTTTAACTACCATATTACAGTATAAAATAATTgcttatcaatttaataataggGATATTAAAAATGCAAATTAAACCTACATATACATAGAGGGGGGGAGGGTTAATGTTGTGTAGTCATGGTAATTGGTACTGTTCCGGTACTGCTCGTACCAGTCAAAGCACTCCATTCCGGTGTTAAACAAGAATAATAAATTTTAGGTTTCGTTCCGGTGCAAATTCTAGTCAGTACCAATTGATTTCTCCTGTACCATTCGAAGTATAGTGTATTGACCaatgcaaaaataattattttaaaatatatatattaaatttagatttaaaattttagtatttattttgaatttgttgaattatgaattattatataaaatttgtttaatttattgaataattttttgCTTGTTTATTTTGAGTTTGTTTAATGATGAAATGCATTTACTTTAAGTTTATTAAAgaatattttattatcttaaaaTTTATATACTGACGAGATTTGGATCTATGCtacaaacatttttaaaatcttttcctTATTACTTCAACAAAATTTCTTTTTTGATGAGCATTTTATGTTTGAGACTTATTTAACCTCATTATTTCAGATTTATAAATACTttttatatacacatataaaatattttaaacaataacGATAAACTCGAAACTATACACCAAAACAGACCGTTACCATATCAATATCAGTATGTATGATCAATAGGGAAGGAAGGAACAGTAGTTTTTGTTATGAGGATGAAAATGACAATCAAAACAGGATGGGGTTACTTTtggctgtatatatatatatcatcaaaggTCAAAACGTCGGCTATGGTTTCCTTGGCGTGTGGAGCTCAACCAAAATATGAATGGCCACCAACAGAGTTTTACTTCTGTTGATTTCGTTGTGttgtaataataaaattttgaaagaatttaTATATagatagtttaaaattttataaaaataccaatagtcatcttttataacataatataaaagaaaataggtaattataaaataaaataaaagttagtaAAATACCAAATAAAAGTGTCTTGAAAGTGTTATGGTAATTGGTTTCACGTTATGGTTGCTTCAAATGTTGGCATCTCAGTTTGTTTAATCCTAATTTACCGACAAGGGGCTAAGGAGGTTATTAatttatgataataataatagtaaaggaTTCTATGAAATAAAGACGTTCCGtccttttttaattatttaataatattttagtaatttttatatcatTGATATATTAATTTGatacttttttaatttaaatctAGAATTCTGAAccccaaatttaaaattataaattctgaattttaaaccctaaaccaaaaGGTTTTGTTAAGGGTTTAGGGTTCACGGTTCATGATTTAGGGTTCGAGATTCATGGTTCAAGGTTCAGgtttaaaaattactaaaattatgtattaatgacatggaaaaaattattgaaatatcattaaataattgaaaagggATACAAGATGACGTGACACCCTATTTCATTCAATTCTTTccgtaataataataataatataaccaCAAGTTAGGAAACCACATTTAATTGAATAATATAGCCTTTGTTGTTTATTATATAAttgattcaatcaatttaaattttaatatttataaaatttatcacatttttaataattttaattttaataaaattaaataaattataaataaaattttgattttattaaaaggactttattaaaatgagattatatataatttatagttAAATTATTCCTTAAAAAAGTTATAGTTAAATTATCTCTTCATTAattgaaaagaaatatataaTACTTAGTTGTAAATAGTAAAAGAAAATGAGCTTGTAgaatatttttaaatgattaaaatacatttgattgtttttatattattgtaTCATATTacaataatattatatatgtttttatattattgtATTCACATTacaataatattatatatgtttttatattattgtattcacatcacaataatattatatattagtaaaattttaaaataatttattaaagatgaaattatattttgtatttacattaaattatacttttattacattttcaaattattcaattttaagttatatttaaattaaaattttaatattataaaactaaAGCTTACCAATATATTAGCATTCAAGATTTagaaattttcattaaattagtagttaaaatttttaaaatggcagaatttcacattttccataaattttatggtttcaatttcttttataattttaatattttaattatgttcaataattagaataatattattttacaatAAATAATACGTAAAATCACATGCAATACATGTGATATTAAGAACTAATAATAAGAAATAGGCATGAAGTCTTTCTATATGAGTTTAGTTTAATACATTTTCTTATATAATGTTTATAATTATCCATATCTTCTCGTTAATTCTTAAATAGAATTTACGTTTTACATTAACAATAAAATT from Gossypium arboreum isolate Shixiya-1 chromosome 1, ASM2569848v2, whole genome shotgun sequence harbors:
- the LOC108482347 gene encoding LOB domain-containing protein 15 — its product is MSRDRERLDEIGKKIKTDAGGEMGRRHLLGPPGTLNTITPCAACKLLRRRCAEECPFSPYFSPHEPHKFAAVHKVFGASNVSKMLMEVPENQRADAANSLVYEANLRLRDPVYGCMGAIVTLQQQMQNLQAELNAIRAEILKYKIREVTNNNILPSTHPHTHTHTHATLVSGGAVSVAASSSPLPPPPSIVVSTSSSSSASSLYTSATSATGYSSISSDNVPFFN